The Xanthomonas fragariae genome has a segment encoding these proteins:
- the rlmD gene encoding 23S rRNA (uracil(1939)-C(5))-methyltransferase RlmD, producing MARTRNRFDRTPFQTAITDLSHDGRGVARRGGEGGKVTFISGALPGELVRAEPTARSRHFEEARAVEVLEASPQRVTPRCPHFGVCAGCVLQHLEESQQILAKQRVLMDNLERIGHVTPQAVLPALVGDNWGYRRKGRFSVRRVEKKDKTLVGFRELDPRFVADLSVCYTVIPQIGEKIPLLAALVEGMDGKRDIPQIEFIAGDAAVVLTIRHMQPLSERDRQALTEFAQAQGFAIFLQPGGVDSVHPLWPHDVPLSFRLPQWDVELAFRPLDFIQVNASLNQKMIAHALTLLDAKPDDRVLDLFCGLGNFTLPLARGVREVVGVEGDAGLVARAKENAQRNGLDNAQFYAADLTQDQRNAAWMRQGLDKLLLDPPRSGALEVLQQLPLKKFERIVYVSCHPGSLARDAGYLVNAQGFTLKAAGAMDMFPHTAHVESIAVFERR from the coding sequence GTGGCCAGAACTAGAAACCGTTTCGACCGCACTCCATTCCAGACCGCGATCACCGACCTGAGCCACGACGGCCGCGGCGTGGCGCGCCGCGGCGGCGAGGGCGGCAAGGTCACCTTCATCAGCGGTGCCTTGCCCGGAGAGCTGGTGCGTGCCGAACCTACCGCGCGCAGCCGGCATTTCGAGGAGGCCAGGGCGGTGGAGGTGCTGGAGGCGTCGCCGCAGCGGGTGACCCCGCGCTGCCCGCATTTCGGCGTCTGCGCCGGCTGCGTGTTGCAGCATCTTGAGGAGTCGCAGCAGATCCTGGCCAAGCAGCGCGTGCTGATGGACAACCTTGAGCGTATCGGTCACGTCACCCCGCAAGCGGTGTTGCCCGCCTTGGTCGGCGACAACTGGGGTTATCGACGCAAAGGCCGCTTCTCGGTGCGCCGGGTAGAGAAGAAAGACAAGACCCTGGTCGGCTTCCGCGAGCTCGACCCGCGCTTTGTGGCCGATCTGTCGGTCTGCTACACGGTGATCCCGCAGATCGGCGAGAAGATTCCGCTGCTCGCCGCGCTGGTCGAAGGCATGGACGGCAAGCGCGATATTCCGCAGATCGAATTCATCGCCGGCGACGCTGCGGTGGTGCTGACCATTCGCCACATGCAGCCGCTCAGCGAGCGCGACCGGCAAGCGCTGACCGAGTTTGCGCAGGCGCAAGGCTTTGCGATCTTCCTGCAACCCGGTGGCGTGGACAGCGTGCATCCGCTGTGGCCGCATGATGTGCCGCTATCGTTCCGCTTGCCGCAATGGGATGTGGAGCTGGCGTTCCGGCCGCTGGACTTCATCCAGGTCAACGCCTCGCTCAACCAGAAGATGATCGCGCACGCGCTGACATTGCTCGATGCCAAGCCCGACGACCGCGTGCTGGATCTTTTTTGTGGTTTGGGAAATTTCACCCTTCCGCTGGCGCGCGGCGTGCGCGAAGTGGTGGGAGTGGAAGGCGATGCTGGGCTGGTGGCACGCGCGAAAGAAAATGCGCAGCGCAATGGCCTGGACAACGCACAGTTCTACGCGGCCGACCTGACCCAGGATCAACGCAACGCTGCGTGGATGCGGCAGGGCTTGGACAAGCTGTTGCTGGATCCGCCGCGTTCGGGCGCTTTGGAAGTCCTGCAACAATTGCCGCTGAAAAAGTTCGAGCGCATCGTCTATGTGAGCTGTCACCCGGGCTCGCTGGCGCGCGATGCCGGCTATCTGGTTAACGCGCAAGGCTTCACACTCAAGGCCGCTGGCGCGATGGACATGTTTCCGCACACCGCGCATGTGGAGAGCATTGCGGTGTTTGAGAGGCGGTGA
- a CDS encoding response regulator: MNIATRQEPHPRLLLVEDDPISLGFLQAVLEGLPAQVDCADSLSAALDRARERRHDLWLIDVNLPDGTGSGLLRALRLLHPDVPALAHTADGNMAMQRSLQSDGFLEMLVKPLTCERLLQAVRRGLARGRYSVAPVGELDIAASDWDETAALSALNGQRHHLNALRELFLAELPGTRDAVDSALQMSDEQALGNHLHRLQASCGFVGAARLAGAVRLLRGDPQSKTARTQFHAAVAALLH; encoded by the coding sequence ATGAACATAGCCACACGCCAGGAACCCCATCCACGACTCTTGCTCGTAGAAGACGACCCGATCAGCCTTGGCTTTCTGCAGGCTGTGCTGGAAGGCCTGCCGGCCCAGGTGGACTGCGCCGACTCACTTTCCGCGGCACTCGACCGCGCGCGCGAACGTCGGCACGATCTGTGGCTGATCGACGTCAATCTTCCCGATGGCACCGGCAGCGGTTTGCTGCGGGCACTGCGCCTGTTGCACCCGGACGTGCCTGCGCTGGCGCACACCGCCGACGGCAACATGGCGATGCAGCGCAGCCTGCAATCCGATGGTTTCCTGGAAATGCTGGTCAAACCACTGACCTGCGAACGTCTGCTGCAGGCAGTCCGTCGTGGTCTGGCACGCGGCCGCTACAGCGTGGCGCCGGTCGGTGAGCTCGACATCGCCGCTAGTGACTGGGACGAAACGGCCGCGCTTAGCGCACTCAACGGCCAGCGACACCATCTCAACGCGCTGCGCGAGTTATTCCTGGCGGAATTGCCGGGCACGCGCGATGCGGTGGATTCGGCCTTGCAGATGAGCGACGAGCAGGCACTAGGCAACCATCTGCATCGGCTGCAGGCAAGTTGCGGGTTCGTGGGCGCGGCGCGGCTGGCCGGTGCGGTGCGCTTGCTGCGCGGCGATCCGCAGTCGAAAACGGCGCGGACTCAGTTTCATGCGGCAGTGGCTGCGCTTTTGCACTGA
- the recO gene encoding DNA repair protein RecO, with amino-acid sequence MLIEHERGFVLHVRAWRETSLLVEVLTEQHGRVGLLARGVRGLRKQALRAALQPLQLIQFSAVQRGELAQLRQAEALDTAPRLAGETMLAGFYISELLLRLVPRNDSVPELFDCYAQARAHLGSHLPLAWGLRQFERDVLEGLGLAFDLQHDSDGQAIEPAARYRLDPQEGAMRVLSERLAQDRRETVTGAALLALGQDVMPVVDDMPGLRRSMRSVLLHHLGGRGLKSWEMLEDLARRR; translated from the coding sequence ATGCTGATCGAACACGAACGCGGTTTCGTCCTGCATGTGCGTGCCTGGCGCGAGACCAGCTTGCTGGTGGAGGTGCTGACTGAGCAGCATGGGCGGGTCGGGCTGCTGGCACGCGGTGTGCGTGGGCTGCGCAAGCAGGCCTTGCGCGCTGCTTTGCAGCCACTGCAACTGATCCAGTTCAGCGCAGTGCAGCGGGGCGAACTTGCTCAGCTGCGCCAGGCCGAAGCGCTGGACACCGCGCCGCGGTTGGCGGGCGAAACCATGCTGGCCGGCTTCTATATCAGCGAGTTGCTGCTGCGCCTGGTTCCGCGCAACGATTCGGTACCCGAGCTGTTTGATTGCTATGCGCAAGCGCGCGCCCATCTGGGCTCCCATCTGCCGTTGGCCTGGGGACTGCGCCAGTTCGAGCGCGATGTGCTGGAAGGGCTCGGGCTCGCTTTCGATCTGCAACACGACAGCGACGGGCAAGCGATCGAACCGGCGGCGCGCTATCGGCTCGATCCGCAAGAAGGCGCAATGCGCGTATTGAGCGAGCGACTGGCGCAGGATCGGCGCGAAACCGTCACCGGCGCGGCGCTACTGGCCTTGGGCCAGGACGTTATGCCAGTGGTCGACGACATGCCCGGCCTGCGTCGCAGCATGCGCAGCGTGCTGCTGCATCATCTGGGCGGACGCGGCCTAAAATCCTGGGAAATGCTTGAGGACCTGGCGCGCCGCCGCTGA
- the era gene encoding GTPase Era, producing MSEISSPHRSGSVAVIGRPNVGKSTLTNALVGAKVSIVSNRPQTTRHRLLGIATFPEGQLVLVDTPGLHREQKRAMNRVMNRAARGSLEGVDAAVQVIEAGRWDDEDTLAFKVLSDAKVPVVLVVNKVDRLKDKTVLLPFLAQVSEGRTFAAVHPVSALKRKGLKALVGDLLKLVPEAEAMFGEDEITDRSQRFLAGELVREQLMRQLGEELPYATTVEIERFAEDGALLRIGAVIWVEREGQKAIVIGKGGTRLKDIGGKARLQMERLFGAKVFLENWVRVREGWSDDEAALKAFGYE from the coding sequence GTGAGCGAAATATCTTCCCCCCACCGCAGCGGTAGCGTTGCGGTGATTGGCCGGCCCAACGTCGGCAAATCCACCCTGACCAATGCCTTGGTGGGCGCGAAGGTCAGCATTGTGTCCAACCGGCCGCAGACCACGCGCCATCGGTTGTTGGGCATTGCTACCTTTCCTGAGGGGCAGCTGGTGCTGGTCGATACGCCCGGATTGCATCGCGAGCAGAAGCGGGCGATGAACCGGGTGATGAATCGCGCCGCGCGCGGCTCGCTGGAGGGCGTGGACGCGGCGGTGCAGGTGATCGAGGCCGGCCGTTGGGACGACGAAGACACGCTGGCCTTCAAGGTTCTCAGCGATGCCAAGGTGCCGGTGGTGCTGGTGGTCAACAAAGTCGACCGACTCAAGGACAAAACCGTGCTGTTGCCGTTTCTGGCCCAGGTCAGCGAAGGCCGCACATTCGCCGCGGTGCATCCGGTCTCTGCGCTCAAGCGCAAGGGCCTGAAAGCGCTGGTTGGCGACCTGCTCAAGCTGGTGCCCGAGGCCGAAGCGATGTTCGGTGAGGACGAAATCACCGATCGCAGTCAGCGTTTTCTGGCCGGCGAACTGGTGCGTGAGCAGTTGATGCGCCAGCTCGGCGAAGAACTGCCGTATGCCACCACCGTTGAAATCGAACGGTTTGCCGAAGACGGCGCGCTGCTGCGGATCGGTGCGGTGATCTGGGTCGAGCGCGAAGGCCAGAAGGCGATCGTGATCGGCAAGGGCGGCACCCGCTTGAAGGACATCGGTGGCAAGGCGCGTTTGCAGATGGAGCGGCTGTTCGGTGCCAAGGTGTTCCTGGAAAACTGGGTACGCGTGCGTGAAGGCTGGTCGGACGACGAGGCGGCGTTGAAGGCGTTCGGTTACGAATGA
- the rnc gene encoding ribonuclease III — translation MANRSFQRGDPIGHAFADPALLAQALRHRSAGTPHNERLEFLGDGIVNLLIAEALYRRWPKADEGALTRARAELVREGALAVIGRTLNLGERLTLGPGELKSGGHRRDSILADAVEAIVAAIYLDCGFERCREVVLPWFEPSLAALPVGKAEKDPKTRLQEWLQARQLPLPNYALISESGDEHAKQFHVACILEQPVARAEGKGTSRRLAEQQAATLVIAQLDSNT, via the coding sequence GTGGCGAATAGGAGCTTTCAGCGCGGCGATCCGATCGGGCATGCGTTTGCCGATCCGGCTCTGCTCGCCCAGGCGTTGCGTCATCGCAGCGCCGGGACGCCGCATAACGAGCGACTTGAATTTCTCGGCGACGGCATCGTCAACCTGTTGATCGCCGAGGCGCTGTATCGGCGCTGGCCCAAGGCCGACGAAGGTGCATTGACCCGCGCCCGTGCCGAGCTCGTCCGCGAGGGGGCGTTGGCGGTGATCGGCCGTACCCTCAATCTGGGCGAGCGGCTGACGCTTGGCCCGGGCGAGCTGAAATCCGGTGGACATCGGCGCGACTCGATTCTGGCCGATGCAGTCGAGGCGATCGTCGCGGCCATCTATCTGGACTGTGGCTTCGAGCGCTGCCGCGAGGTAGTGCTGCCCTGGTTCGAGCCCTCGCTGGCCGCGCTGCCGGTCGGCAAGGCAGAAAAAGATCCCAAAACCCGGCTGCAGGAATGGCTGCAGGCGCGGCAACTTCCGCTGCCCAATTACGCTCTGATCAGTGAGAGCGGCGACGAACATGCCAAGCAGTTCCATGTCGCCTGCATTCTTGAGCAGCCCGTTGCCCGCGCCGAGGGCAAGGGCACCTCGCGTCGCCTCGCCGAGCAACAGGCGGCGACTCTTGTCATCGCACAACTGGATTCAAACACGTGA
- a CDS encoding DUF4845 domain-containing protein — protein sequence MHAGRAWGHTMKRKQSGMTLTSFVVVLAVVGFGLYLGMKLFPMYQEYYAVSTSMKGLANEAGSADMDPSKLQDMFFKRLDINSSESVKRENIKFERIESGWRMKVNYEVRRELIGNLDIVGKFDTSQDMTGRSGE from the coding sequence ATGCACGCGGGGCGTGCTTGGGGACACACAATGAAGCGCAAGCAAAGCGGTATGACGTTGACATCGTTCGTGGTGGTGCTGGCGGTGGTGGGGTTTGGCCTGTATCTCGGGATGAAGCTGTTTCCGATGTATCAGGAATACTACGCGGTAAGTACGTCGATGAAGGGCCTCGCCAACGAAGCCGGTAGTGCCGACATGGATCCGTCCAAGTTGCAGGACATGTTTTTCAAGCGTCTCGATATTAATTCGTCCGAAAGCGTCAAGCGTGAGAACATCAAGTTCGAGCGGATCGAAAGCGGTTGGCGCATGAAGGTCAACTACGAAGTGCGCCGCGAATTGATCGGCAATCTGGATATCGTTGGCAAATTCGACACGTCCCAGGACATGACGGGGCGTAGTGGCGAATAG
- the lepB gene encoding signal peptidase I, with translation MKWFEIALVVLTLGTGLIWLLDTLFLAKRRAASAGLLDSEPAIIDYSRAFFPVLAVVLILRSFVAEPYKIPSSSMMPNLLIGDFILVNKFAYGFRLPITNTKFFPTGEPKRGDVVVFKPPHAPDQNWIKRVVGLPGDKIGFHGDTLYINDKPMRYTVKGEYIGKARGAEMTGTTLLVEDLPGRTHTVLEWVDRNMPAGQGNWTVPADSYFVMGDNRDNSEDSRFWTQTHFLPEANLRGKAFLIWLNCEGWFCKGSFDPSRIGTRIQ, from the coding sequence ATGAAATGGTTTGAAATCGCTCTGGTTGTCTTGACGCTGGGCACCGGCTTGATCTGGCTGCTTGACACGTTGTTTCTGGCTAAACGCCGCGCTGCAAGCGCCGGTCTGCTGGACAGCGAACCGGCGATCATCGACTACTCGCGTGCGTTCTTTCCGGTGCTGGCGGTGGTGTTGATCCTGCGCAGTTTCGTGGCCGAGCCGTACAAGATTCCGTCCAGTTCGATGATGCCGAATCTGCTGATCGGCGACTTCATCCTGGTCAACAAGTTCGCTTACGGTTTCCGTTTGCCGATCACCAACACCAAGTTCTTTCCGACCGGCGAGCCGAAGCGTGGCGACGTGGTGGTGTTCAAGCCGCCGCATGCGCCCGATCAGAACTGGATCAAGCGCGTGGTGGGTTTGCCGGGCGACAAGATCGGTTTCCATGGCGATACGCTATACATCAACGACAAGCCGATGCGCTACACGGTCAAGGGCGAGTACATCGGCAAGGCCAGGGGCGCCGAGATGACCGGTACCACGTTGCTGGTCGAGGACCTGCCGGGTCGCACGCACACCGTGCTTGAATGGGTCGATCGCAACATGCCTGCCGGGCAGGGCAACTGGACCGTGCCGGCGGACAGCTATTTCGTGATGGGGGATAATCGGGACAACAGCGAAGACAGCCGGTTCTGGACACAGACGCACTTTCTGCCAGAGGCCAATCTGCGCGGCAAGGCGTTCCTGATCTGGCTCAATTGCGAGGGGTGGTTCTGTAAGGGGAGTTTTGATCCGTCACGGATCGGAACCAGAATTCAGTGA
- the lepA gene encoding translation elongation factor 4: MKHIRNFSIIAHVDHGKSTLADRIIQLCGGLQAREMEAQVLDSNPIERERGITIKAQSVSLPYTAKDGQVYHLNFIDTPGHVDFSYEVSRSLAACEGALLVVDAAQGVEAQSVANCYTAVEQGLEVVPVINKIDLPTADIERAKAEIEAVIGIDAEDAVAVSAKTGFNVDLVLEAIVQRIPPPTPRDTDKLQALIIDSWFDNYLGVVSLVRVMQGEIKPGSKILVMSTGRTHLVDKVGVFTPKRKELAALGAGEVGWINASIKDVHGAPVGDTLTLAADPAPHALPGFQEMQPRVFAGLFPVDAEDYPDLREALDKLRLNDAALRFEPESSEAMGFGFRCGFLGMLHMEIVQERLEREYNLNLISTAPTVVYEVLKTDGSIIPMDNPSKLPPLNNVEEIREPIIRANILTPPDYVGNIITLCEEKRGSQIGINYLGSQVQISYELPMAEVVLDFFDKLKSVSRGYASLDYHFLRFDAGPFVRVDTLINGDKVDALSIIVHRSYADRRGRELCEKMKELIPRQMFDVAIQAAVGSQIISRSTVKAMRKNVLAKCYGGDVSRKKKLLEKQKEGKKRMKQVGRVEIPQEAFLAVLQMDK; this comes from the coding sequence ATGAAGCATATCCGCAACTTCTCCATCATTGCCCACGTCGACCATGGCAAATCCACCCTGGCCGACCGGATCATCCAGCTGTGCGGTGGCCTGCAGGCGCGCGAGATGGAGGCCCAGGTGCTCGATTCCAACCCGATCGAGCGCGAACGCGGCATCACCATCAAGGCGCAGTCGGTGTCCTTGCCGTATACGGCAAAGGACGGGCAGGTCTACCACCTCAACTTCATCGATACCCCCGGGCATGTCGACTTCTCTTATGAAGTCAGCCGCTCGCTGGCCGCCTGCGAAGGCGCCCTATTGGTGGTGGATGCCGCGCAAGGCGTGGAGGCGCAATCGGTCGCCAACTGCTACACCGCCGTCGAGCAGGGTCTGGAAGTGGTGCCGGTGATCAACAAGATCGACCTGCCGACCGCCGACATCGAGCGCGCCAAGGCGGAGATCGAAGCGGTGATTGGCATCGACGCCGAAGACGCGGTTGCGGTCAGCGCCAAGACCGGCTTCAACGTCGATCTGGTGTTGGAGGCGATCGTGCAGCGCATTCCGCCGCCCACCCCGCGCGACACCGACAAGCTGCAGGCGCTGATCATCGATTCCTGGTTCGACAACTACCTGGGGGTGGTCTCGTTGGTGCGCGTGATGCAGGGCGAGATCAAGCCAGGGAGCAAGATCCTGGTGATGTCCACCGGCCGCACCCATCTGGTCGACAAGGTCGGCGTTTTCACGCCCAAGCGCAAGGAGCTTGCTGCCCTTGGCGCCGGCGAAGTGGGCTGGATCAATGCCTCGATCAAGGACGTGCATGGCGCACCGGTCGGCGACACCTTGACCCTGGCCGCCGATCCTGCCCCGCATGCGCTGCCCGGTTTCCAGGAAATGCAGCCGCGCGTGTTCGCCGGTCTGTTCCCGGTCGATGCCGAGGACTATCCAGACCTGCGCGAAGCGTTGGACAAACTGCGCTTGAACGATGCGGCGCTGCGCTTCGAGCCGGAAAGTTCCGAGGCGATGGGCTTCGGCTTCCGCTGCGGCTTTCTGGGCATGCTGCACATGGAAATCGTGCAGGAGCGTCTGGAGCGCGAGTACAACCTCAATCTGATCTCGACCGCACCGACCGTGGTCTACGAGGTGCTCAAGACCGACGGCAGCATCATCCCGATGGACAACCCGTCCAAACTGCCGCCGCTGAACAATGTGGAGGAGATTCGCGAACCGATCATTCGCGCCAATATCCTTACCCCGCCCGATTACGTCGGCAACATCATCACTTTGTGCGAAGAAAAACGCGGCAGCCAGATCGGCATCAACTACCTGGGTAGCCAGGTGCAGATCAGCTACGAGTTGCCGATGGCCGAAGTGGTGCTTGATTTCTTCGACAAGCTCAAGTCGGTCTCGCGCGGTTACGCCTCGCTGGACTATCATTTTCTGCGTTTCGATGCCGGCCCGTTCGTGCGCGTGGACACGCTGATCAATGGCGATAAGGTCGATGCACTGAGCATCATCGTGCACCGCAGTTATGCCGATCGACGTGGCCGCGAGCTATGCGAAAAAATGAAGGAGCTGATTCCGCGGCAGATGTTCGACGTGGCGATCCAGGCCGCCGTCGGCTCGCAGATCATCTCGCGCTCCACGGTCAAGGCAATGCGCAAGAACGTGTTGGCCAAGTGCTATGGTGGCGATGTTTCGCGCAAGAAAAAGCTGCTGGAAAAGCAGAAAGAAGGCAAGAAGCGCATGAAGCAGGTCGGCCGCGTGGAGATTCCGCAGGAAGCCTTCCTGGCTGTTCTGCAGATGGATAAGTAG
- a CDS encoding DegQ family serine endoprotease yields MNHRIRTQMFGLIAMSLPLVACAQRPAPVAKDTAPIAANRSATPAPQLVAGLPDFTNLVEQVGSGVVNIETTTTRKAAVARQRRGRQDGGAMPGDEQMPEFFRRFFGPDFQMPGGPRQGQGPGQDDDDGGIAGKSMGSGFIISADGYVLTNHHVVDGASEVTVKLTDRREFKAKVVGSDEQFDVALLKIEAKGLPTVRIGDSKTLRPGQWVVAIGSPFGLDHSVTAGIVSATGRSNPYADQRYVPFIQTDVAINQGNSGGPLLNTRGEVVGINSQIFSASGGYMGISFAIPIDLAFSAAEQIKATGHVSRGMLGVAVGPIDALKAQGLGLPDTRGALVNDIPAGSPAAKAGIEVGDVIRSIDGKNIQAYSDLPPMIGLLPPGTKVTLDVLRDGKPRKVAVILASLRDDSVDNAPHTAAEDAKPEASVNVVLLGLQVADLTAAERSHLGLEAGQGVRIAAVTGSQARNTSPPLSPGQVILRVGRISVGSVAELNRVLAGYKKGDVIMLLISSGQANSYVAIKAG; encoded by the coding sequence ATGAACCATCGCATCCGCACCCAAATGTTTGGCCTGATCGCCATGTCCCTGCCGTTGGTCGCTTGCGCGCAGCGGCCTGCGCCGGTCGCCAAGGACACCGCGCCGATCGCTGCCAACCGCAGCGCCACGCCAGCGCCGCAGCTGGTGGCGGGGCTACCGGATTTCACCAACTTGGTCGAACAGGTCGGCTCGGGCGTGGTCAACATCGAAACCACCACTACCCGCAAGGCCGCCGTGGCGCGTCAGCGGCGCGGAAGGCAGGACGGCGGCGCCATGCCGGGCGATGAGCAGATGCCGGAGTTCTTCCGCCGTTTCTTCGGTCCGGACTTCCAAATGCCGGGCGGGCCGCGTCAGGGGCAGGGCCCTGGCCAGGACGATGACGACGGCGGTATCGCCGGCAAGTCGATGGGCTCGGGGTTCATTATTTCCGCCGACGGCTACGTGCTGACTAACCACCACGTGGTCGATGGCGCCAGCGAGGTCACCGTCAAGCTGACCGACCGGCGCGAGTTCAAGGCCAAGGTGGTTGGCAGCGACGAGCAATTCGATGTGGCGCTGCTGAAGATCGAGGCCAAGGGTCTGCCGACGGTACGCATCGGCGATTCCAAAACGCTCAGGCCGGGCCAGTGGGTAGTGGCGATAGGCTCGCCGTTCGGCCTGGATCACTCAGTCACCGCCGGTATCGTCAGCGCCACCGGCCGCAGCAATCCGTATGCGGACCAGCGCTATGTGCCCTTCATCCAGACCGACGTGGCGATCAATCAGGGCAACTCCGGCGGCCCGCTGCTCAACACGCGTGGTGAAGTGGTTGGCATCAATTCGCAGATCTTCTCCGCTTCGGGCGGCTATATGGGCATCAGCTTCGCGATCCCGATCGATCTGGCCTTCAGCGCTGCCGAGCAGATCAAGGCCACCGGCCACGTGAGTCGCGGCATGCTGGGCGTGGCGGTCGGCCCGATCGATGCACTCAAGGCGCAGGGCCTGGGCCTGCCGGATACGCGCGGTGCGCTGGTGAACGACATTCCCGCCGGCAGTCCTGCAGCCAAGGCCGGCATTGAGGTGGGCGATGTGATTCGCAGCATCGATGGCAAGAATATCCAGGCCTACAGCGATCTACCGCCAATGATCGGCTTGTTGCCGCCGGGCACCAAGGTGACCCTGGACGTGCTGCGTGACGGCAAGCCCCGTAAGGTCGCCGTGATCCTGGCTTCCTTGCGGGACGATTCTGTCGACAACGCGCCACACACTGCTGCCGAGGACGCCAAGCCGGAGGCTTCGGTCAACGTGGTCTTGCTCGGCTTGCAGGTGGCCGACCTGACCGCCGCCGAGCGCAGTCACCTGGGCCTGGAAGCGGGACAGGGCGTGCGCATCGCTGCGGTGACAGGTTCGCAGGCGCGCAATACTTCGCCGCCGCTTTCTCCCGGTCAGGTAATCCTGCGGGTGGGTAGGATCTCGGTTGGCAGCGTGGCCGAGTTGAATCGTGTACTGGCCGGTTACAAGAAAGGCGACGTGATCATGTTGCTAATCTCTAGTGGACAAGCAAACAGCTACGTAGCGATTAAGGCTGGCTAA
- a CDS encoding sigma-E factor negative regulatory protein — translation MRHNPVMSTTDKFELHYRQQLSALVDGELNTDESRFLLRRLAHDEELAGCHERWQLCGDVLRGVASAPAPLDFAARVHSAIAAESAPQEYRTRRPVARWRWGGGAAIAASVAAIALFVARERLPQTALLASDMPVYATTAQMPAASQVPVAPVARKAPVAPGPATPDDIVALAAAVPAAALASTRRGAATRNQQAARSVAWRQQQTPTRMVATATPAPATATPTAPSNPFTHSDTTLQARPWPRAVLSGAGERPLDASVRQSGQGPAFYPFEPAPQIVTSPAPDRSLPVQLPQN, via the coding sequence ATGAGGCATAACCCTGTCATGTCCACCACCGACAAGTTCGAGCTTCACTATCGTCAGCAGCTGTCCGCGTTGGTGGACGGCGAATTGAATACCGACGAGTCGCGTTTTTTGTTGCGCCGTCTCGCCCACGATGAAGAACTGGCCGGTTGCCACGAACGCTGGCAGCTGTGCGGCGATGTGTTGCGCGGTGTGGCCAGTGCGCCAGCACCATTGGATTTTGCAGCGCGTGTGCATAGCGCCATTGCTGCTGAGTCCGCTCCACAGGAGTACCGGACGAGGCGCCCGGTCGCGCGTTGGCGTTGGGGTGGTGGTGCGGCGATTGCAGCGTCGGTTGCCGCAATTGCTTTATTCGTCGCGCGCGAGCGTCTTCCTCAGACCGCCTTGCTTGCCTCGGATATGCCGGTGTATGCCACCACAGCGCAGATGCCTGCGGCTTCGCAGGTTCCGGTCGCACCAGTGGCACGGAAGGCTCCGGTCGCGCCTGGCCCGGCGACCCCTGATGACATTGTCGCGCTCGCCGCGGCAGTGCCGGCTGCAGCGCTGGCTTCTACCCGCCGTGGCGCGGCTACGCGCAACCAGCAGGCGGCGCGTAGCGTGGCTTGGCGCCAGCAACAGACGCCGACCCGCATGGTGGCGACCGCCACGCCGGCACCGGCGACTGCAACCCCCACAGCGCCCTCCAACCCGTTCACGCATTCCGATACGACGCTGCAGGCACGCCCGTGGCCGCGCGCGGTTTTATCCGGGGCTGGCGAAAGGCCGCTCGACGCCAGTGTCCGGCAAAGCGGCCAAGGCCCCGCGTTCTACCCGTTCGAGCCCGCGCCACAAATCGTGACCAGCCCGGCGCCAGATCGGTCGCTGCCTGTGCAGTTGCCACAGAATTGA
- the rpoE gene encoding RNA polymerase sigma factor RpoE: MAEVDTPQELDLELVRRVQRGESAAFDVLVRKYQHRIVALIGRYIADWSESQDVAQDAFVRAYRAINSFRGDSQFYTWLHRIAVNTAKNHLAAHNRRPPTDDIEISDAERCDGAIRLRDTDTPERELMRQELEQTVMRAVQALPEALRSAITMREVDGLSYDEIARKMDCPIGTVRSRIFRAREAIDNELRPLLETESATRERHRV, encoded by the coding sequence ATGGCCGAAGTCGATACACCTCAGGAGCTGGATCTGGAATTGGTCCGGCGTGTGCAGCGCGGCGAAAGCGCAGCGTTCGATGTGCTGGTTCGCAAATACCAGCATCGAATCGTCGCGTTGATCGGGCGCTATATCGCCGACTGGAGCGAAAGCCAGGACGTGGCCCAGGACGCATTTGTGCGCGCATACCGCGCGATCAACAGTTTCCGCGGCGACTCCCAGTTCTATACGTGGCTGCACCGCATTGCCGTCAACACTGCCAAGAATCATCTGGCTGCGCACAACCGCCGGCCACCCACCGACGACATCGAGATCAGCGATGCCGAGCGGTGCGATGGTGCGATCCGATTGCGCGATACCGACACACCGGAGCGCGAATTGATGCGACAGGAGCTGGAACAAACGGTGATGCGTGCGGTCCAAGCCCTGCCGGAAGCACTCCGGTCGGCCATCACCATGCGCGAGGTGGACGGGCTGAGTTATGACGAAATCGCGCGAAAGATGGATTGCCCGATCGGAACGGTGCGCTCGCGCATCTTCCGGGCGCGCGAGGCCATCGACAACGAGCTGCGGCCTCTATTGGAGACCGAAAGCGCTACCCGTGAGCGACACCGTGTATGA